A region of Lycium barbarum isolate Lr01 chromosome 1, ASM1917538v2, whole genome shotgun sequence DNA encodes the following proteins:
- the LOC132644443 gene encoding putative methylesterase 12, chloroplastic isoform X1 — translation MGNKFICMTKKDIRESGKNGIGSRSKRMERSKRRSLLEEELLHRQALSMAIQQHQLSQRFEGSMSRRIGSTSSRRRNDLPDQLANSKQPPEFLENIKTKKFVLVHGEGFGAWCWYKTIALLEETGLVPTALDLTGSGIHLTDTNNVTTLVDYSKPLIDYLEKLPEDEKVILVGHSAGGACVSYALEHFPTKIAKAVFLSATMISDGQRPFDVFAEELGSAELFTPESKFLIYGNGKDKPATCIMFEKEQMQGLYFNQSPTKDVALAMVSMRPIPLGPMMDKLSLTPEKYGTSRRFYIQTLDDHALSPDVQEKLVRVNPPEGVFKIKGSDHAPFFSKPQSLHKILVEIAQIP, via the exons ATGGGTAACAAATTTATTTGCATGACAAAGAAGGATATAAGAGAAAGTGGGAAAAATGGGATAGGTTCAAGGAGTAAGAGGATGGAGAGATCAAAGAGGAGGTCATTATTGGAAGAAGAGTTACTTCATAGACAAGCTTTGTCTATGgcaattcaacaacatcaattgTCTCAAAGATTTGAGGGTTCAATGTCTAGACGTATTGGATCCACTAGTTCTCGTCGTCGCAATGATTTGCCTGACCAGTTAGCCAATTCAAAACAG CCACCAGAGTTTTTGGAGAACATCAAAACAAAGAAATTTGTTCTGGTACATGGAGAAGGATTTGGAGCTTGGTGTTGGTACAAAACTATTGCTCTATTGGAGGAAACAGGATTGGTCCCCACAGCCTTAGATCTCACTGGATCTGGCATTCATCTGACAGATACAAATAATGTTACTACTCTAGTCGACTACTCAAAACCATTAATTGATTATCTGGAGAAGTTGCCAGAGGATGAAAAG GTAATTTTAGTCGGTCACAGTGCTGGAGGTGCGTGTGTTTCCTATGCCTTAGAGCATTTCCCAACTAAAATTGCAAAAGCAGTATTTCTTAGTGCCACGATGATATCTGATGGCCAGAGGCCTTTTGATGTGTTTGCTGAAGAG CTTGGGTCCGCAGAGCTTTTTACCCCGGAATCTAAGTTCTTAATTTATGGGAATGGTAAAGACAAGCCTGCTACTTGCATCATGTTCGAGAAGGAGCAAATGCAGGGGCTATATTTCAATCAGTCTCCTACGAAG GATGTTGCTTTAGCAATGGTTTCTATGAGACCTATTCCTCTTGGTCCGATGATGGACAAGCTATCACTCACACCTGAAAAGTATGGAACTAGTCGTAGATTTTATATCCAGACTTTGGATGACCATGCTCTTTCACCGGATGTCCAAGAAAAGCTAGTGAGAGTAAACCCTCCTGAAGGAGTTTTCAAGATCAAAGGCAGTGACCATGCTCCATTCTTCTCGAAGCCACAGTCGCTGCATAAGATTTTGGTCGAAATTGCTCAGATTCCATAA
- the LOC132644416 gene encoding uncharacterized protein LOC132644416: protein MALQESLQRFKKQQEKCQNTLSSIARAGTSRPAAPPRPANAKPPAPAVKFSNDTERLQHINSIRKAPVGAQIKRVIDLLLETRQAFTPEQINESCYVDINGNKAVFDSLRNNLKVYYDGNRFSYKSKHALKNKEQLLILIRKFPEGIAVIDLKDAYPTVMEDLQALKGAGQIWLLSNFDSQEDIAFPNDPRVPIKVDDDLKQLFRGIELPRDMLDIEKDLQKNGMKPATNTAKRRAMAQVHGIAPKNKTKKKKHEISKRTKLTNAHLPELFKL, encoded by the exons ATGGCACTTCAAGAAAGTCTGCAAAGGTTCAAGAAGCAGCAAGAGAAGTGCCAAAATACCCTTAGTAGTATAGCTAGAGCAGGAACTTCTAGGCCAGCAGCTCCTCCAAGACCAGCAAATGCAAAACCTCCTGCACCTGCAGTCAAATTTTCAAATGACACGGAAAGGCTCCAGCATATAAATAGTATAAGGAAAGCTCCTGTTGGGGCTCAGATAAAACGTGTCATAGACTTGCTGCTGGAG ACAAGGCAGGCTTTCACACCAGAACAGATTAATGAATCATGTTATGTTGATATAAATGGCAATAAAGCTGTGTTTGACAGTTTGAGGAACAACCTCAAAGTATATTATGATGGCAATCGGTTCTCTTATAAG TCGAAACATGCCTTGAAAAATAAAGAACAACTACTTATCTTGATACGAAAATTTCCTGAGGGTATTGCTGTCATCGACCTCAAGGATGCATACCCAACTGTCATGGAGGACCTTCAG GCTCTCAAAGGTGCTGGTCAAATTTGGCTGCTATCAAATTTTGACTCGCAGGAAGACATTGCCTTCCCAAATGATCCACGAGTACCTATTAAGGTTGATGATGATTTGAAACAGCTTTTCAGAGGTATTGAATTACCACGTGACATGCTTGATATTGAAAAGGATCTCCAGAAGAACGGGATGAAACCTGCTACAAACACTGCAAAGAGAAGGGCAATGGCACAAGTTCATGGCATTGCTCCCAAGAACAAAACCAAGAAGAAGAAGCATGAGATTAGCAAGAGGACTAAGCTTACAAATGCTCATCTTCCAGAGCTCTTCAAACTTTAG
- the LOC132644433 gene encoding omega-amidase, chloroplastic-like isoform X1, with the protein MISQQEAQLIKRIVLFKARLNVWCLYHLLPVLFTLISQNLHLPPTYMASISKSTASPQFFVSGPLQIPRITKKFKIGICQLKVTTEKSANIFDARNMIEAAAEQGASLILLPEMWNCPYSTDLFAKFAEDFNDIESSPSLVMLSEVAASLGVTIIGGSIPEKDAGQLYNTCSVFGPNGELKAKHRKIHLFDMGKPLPGEVQFKESNIISAGEKPTIVDTDFGRIGIGICHDIRFPELAMSYSARGARLICYPGAFNMSTGAALWELEQRTRAVDNQLYVASCSPSRDSASSYMIWGHSTVVGPMGEIIATTGHEEAVLIAEIDYAAIQQTRESLPLESQRRNDIYQFVDLLGESPTRF; encoded by the exons ATGATTAGTCAACAAGAAGCACAATTAATTAAGAGAATTGTTTTATTTAAGGCCAGACTAAATGTATGGTGCCTTTACCACCTTCTTCCTGTACTCTTCACACTCATATCTCAAAATCTGCACTTGCCACCTACTTACATGGCTTCTATTTCTAAAAGTACAGCAAGTCCCCAGTTTTTTGTCTCTGGTCCACTTCAAATCCCCAGAATAACAAAG AAGTTCAAGATTGGAATATGTCAGCTGAAAGTGACCACAGAGAAGAGTGCTAACATCTTCGATGCTCGTAATATGATTGAAGCTGCTGCAGAACAAGGTGCAAGTCTTATACTTTTGCCT GAAATGTGGAATTGCCCTTATTCAACTGACTTATTTGCAAAGTTTGCTGAGGACTTCAATGATATAGAAAGCTCCCCGTCATTGGTTATGTTATCTGAAGTTGCTGCTTCCTTAGGAGTCACCATTATAGGTGGATCGATTCCGGAAAAGGATGCTGGTCAGCTGTACAATACTTGCTCTGTGTTTGGACCTAATGGAGAATTAAAGGCTAAGCACAGAAAA ATACATTTGTTTGACATGGGTAAGCCACTGCCAGGAGAAGTTCAATTTAAGGAATCAAATATCATTTCAGCAGGAGAGAAGCCTACCATTGTTGATACAG ATTTTGGACGCATTGGAATAGGAATTTGTCACGATATACGATTTCCTGAACTGGCAATGTCATATAGTGCTAGAG GTGCTCGTCTAATATGTTACCCTGGAGCATTCAACATGAGTACTGGGGCAGCTCTGTGGGAGCTGGAGCAAAGAACAAG GGCAGTAGATAACCAG CTTTATGTGGCATCCTGCTCCCCATCTCGAGATTCAGCCAGTAGCTACATGATATGGGGTCACTCCACTGTGGTTGGACCG ATGGGTGAAATAATTGCAACCACTGGGCATGAGGAAGCAGTTCTAATTGCTGAAATTGATTATGCTGCAATTCAACAGACAAG GGAAAGCCTCCCTTTAGAGAGCCAGAGGCGCAATGACATTTATCAATTCGTAGATTTGCTTGGAGAAAGTCCTACGAGGTTTTAA
- the LOC132644443 gene encoding putative methylesterase 14, chloroplastic isoform X2, with product MGNKFICMTKKDIRESGKNGIGSRSKRMERSKRRSLLEEELLHRQALSMAIQQHQLSQRFEGSMSRRIGSTSSRRRNDLPDQLANSKQPPEFLENIKTKKFVLVHGEGFGAWCWYKTIALLEETGLVPTALDLTGSGIHLTDTNNVTTLVDYSKPLIDYLEKLPEDEKLGSAELFTPESKFLIYGNGKDKPATCIMFEKEQMQGLYFNQSPTKDVALAMVSMRPIPLGPMMDKLSLTPEKYGTSRRFYIQTLDDHALSPDVQEKLVRVNPPEGVFKIKGSDHAPFFSKPQSLHKILVEIAQIP from the exons ATGGGTAACAAATTTATTTGCATGACAAAGAAGGATATAAGAGAAAGTGGGAAAAATGGGATAGGTTCAAGGAGTAAGAGGATGGAGAGATCAAAGAGGAGGTCATTATTGGAAGAAGAGTTACTTCATAGACAAGCTTTGTCTATGgcaattcaacaacatcaattgTCTCAAAGATTTGAGGGTTCAATGTCTAGACGTATTGGATCCACTAGTTCTCGTCGTCGCAATGATTTGCCTGACCAGTTAGCCAATTCAAAACAG CCACCAGAGTTTTTGGAGAACATCAAAACAAAGAAATTTGTTCTGGTACATGGAGAAGGATTTGGAGCTTGGTGTTGGTACAAAACTATTGCTCTATTGGAGGAAACAGGATTGGTCCCCACAGCCTTAGATCTCACTGGATCTGGCATTCATCTGACAGATACAAATAATGTTACTACTCTAGTCGACTACTCAAAACCATTAATTGATTATCTGGAGAAGTTGCCAGAGGATGAAAAG CTTGGGTCCGCAGAGCTTTTTACCCCGGAATCTAAGTTCTTAATTTATGGGAATGGTAAAGACAAGCCTGCTACTTGCATCATGTTCGAGAAGGAGCAAATGCAGGGGCTATATTTCAATCAGTCTCCTACGAAG GATGTTGCTTTAGCAATGGTTTCTATGAGACCTATTCCTCTTGGTCCGATGATGGACAAGCTATCACTCACACCTGAAAAGTATGGAACTAGTCGTAGATTTTATATCCAGACTTTGGATGACCATGCTCTTTCACCGGATGTCCAAGAAAAGCTAGTGAGAGTAAACCCTCCTGAAGGAGTTTTCAAGATCAAAGGCAGTGACCATGCTCCATTCTTCTCGAAGCCACAGTCGCTGCATAAGATTTTGGTCGAAATTGCTCAGATTCCATAA
- the LOC132644433 gene encoding omega-amidase, chloroplastic-like isoform X2, which produces MISQQEAQLIKRIVLFKARLNVWCLYHLLPVLFTLISQNLHLPPTYMASISKSTASPQFFVSGPLQIPRITKFKIGICQLKVTTEKSANIFDARNMIEAAAEQGASLILLPEMWNCPYSTDLFAKFAEDFNDIESSPSLVMLSEVAASLGVTIIGGSIPEKDAGQLYNTCSVFGPNGELKAKHRKIHLFDMGKPLPGEVQFKESNIISAGEKPTIVDTDFGRIGIGICHDIRFPELAMSYSARGARLICYPGAFNMSTGAALWELEQRTRAVDNQLYVASCSPSRDSASSYMIWGHSTVVGPMGEIIATTGHEEAVLIAEIDYAAIQQTRESLPLESQRRNDIYQFVDLLGESPTRF; this is translated from the exons ATGATTAGTCAACAAGAAGCACAATTAATTAAGAGAATTGTTTTATTTAAGGCCAGACTAAATGTATGGTGCCTTTACCACCTTCTTCCTGTACTCTTCACACTCATATCTCAAAATCTGCACTTGCCACCTACTTACATGGCTTCTATTTCTAAAAGTACAGCAAGTCCCCAGTTTTTTGTCTCTGGTCCACTTCAAATCCCCAGAATAACAAAG TTCAAGATTGGAATATGTCAGCTGAAAGTGACCACAGAGAAGAGTGCTAACATCTTCGATGCTCGTAATATGATTGAAGCTGCTGCAGAACAAGGTGCAAGTCTTATACTTTTGCCT GAAATGTGGAATTGCCCTTATTCAACTGACTTATTTGCAAAGTTTGCTGAGGACTTCAATGATATAGAAAGCTCCCCGTCATTGGTTATGTTATCTGAAGTTGCTGCTTCCTTAGGAGTCACCATTATAGGTGGATCGATTCCGGAAAAGGATGCTGGTCAGCTGTACAATACTTGCTCTGTGTTTGGACCTAATGGAGAATTAAAGGCTAAGCACAGAAAA ATACATTTGTTTGACATGGGTAAGCCACTGCCAGGAGAAGTTCAATTTAAGGAATCAAATATCATTTCAGCAGGAGAGAAGCCTACCATTGTTGATACAG ATTTTGGACGCATTGGAATAGGAATTTGTCACGATATACGATTTCCTGAACTGGCAATGTCATATAGTGCTAGAG GTGCTCGTCTAATATGTTACCCTGGAGCATTCAACATGAGTACTGGGGCAGCTCTGTGGGAGCTGGAGCAAAGAACAAG GGCAGTAGATAACCAG CTTTATGTGGCATCCTGCTCCCCATCTCGAGATTCAGCCAGTAGCTACATGATATGGGGTCACTCCACTGTGGTTGGACCG ATGGGTGAAATAATTGCAACCACTGGGCATGAGGAAGCAGTTCTAATTGCTGAAATTGATTATGCTGCAATTCAACAGACAAG GGAAAGCCTCCCTTTAGAGAGCCAGAGGCGCAATGACATTTATCAATTCGTAGATTTGCTTGGAGAAAGTCCTACGAGGTTTTAA